aattttttgttgaactatccctttaataaattatgttttttgcgTTTCGCTTGAATCCAGAGGACACTAACTCAGCCTATTTGAGCCAAAAAGCATGTTATTCATGTTAGTAGTAACAGTTATTCAGAGATGTATCAATTTATAGTTGGTTAAAGTGTTTGTGACAATTTCCAGTTTCTTTATTTGGTCTCATTGCTGTTTCCTTGTGATTCCACCACTCTCACTAAAAGGAATCAGGAGTTACTGTAAAGCGTCTCAGGCTAATCCCACACTTTTACTAATGGTGGCCATTAGGGGCATGGCTAAGGGGTGGACTGGATTAATATGTGATTTTAAGATTATCAAAGCTGCAAAGAGTGGAAAATCTGTGCTGTGTTTTGAGTCATGTCCAAATCAGATTGTGATAAACACCAAGCTGCCTACATGGGTaattaaaataagtttttaaaaaGGTTTTCCACTTTTTCAGACTGTGAAAATGCAAATTAATGCAaaaattaatttgaattatTAATTGATTTCTgtagttatattaatttaattgtGGCTGATTTTATGACCATTTTTACTTgttgcaaaatatatataaagcaTGAACATGTTTTGTAAGTACCCTTAAAAaattaatggttttattgtggtaaaagtgtagtaaccatggttttttggtgtattgattactatcagcaatgtttttgaaaacttttattttcgTAAGGGCAGACCCGGCTGCTATGATCATTATTAGGAAtaatacatatattttgaattccttttattagtattattttaaacaaaccCAATATTATTGTTTGCTTCCATTTGCTGGAACATAATTTTGCTGACATAATTTTGAGATAAAAATCTTTATGCTTTAGAATATGAATCACTGTTTTATACAGGGAGTTTTGGACTTGAGGGTATTTCAACTAAGTTCCAAATAAGTAAGAAAATTCTCCCACCAGACTGTGtgcattagttaatgcacccaaaatatactttttaaaaggttatTTCGAATTGGACAATCTTTGGTCTTCTGCACATAGTATGAATTGGCTATGGACTTACTATACAACATGTGGATTGATGTGTAAATGTGAAAGCGTTCCCAtactgccacctgctggaaTTTTACTGTAATACACGCATATCTTTCTATTATATTTCGTCTACATTTGTTTCATAAACACGCTTTATTCAAATTATATATGATTTTCGTAAACAAGCTTTTCCATACTTGAACTACCAGGATGTATAGTCTGAAAACATAAAgcagattatttttgttgttaaGTTTTTACACAcacgcattttttttttttgttgaggaAATTGAATTCAGCATCTAGTTTAATGAAATTGTATAAACCAGAATTTAAGATAAATAACGTAAATAAATAACGGCGCGCAAATTTTATTTCCTAAAGCGGAAATGACGTGCTTTGTTGTTACCCATCCTCCGCGCCGTCGTCATCAGTGGCATGGATGGGAAAAGCGATTGGATGACTACCGTTACCTTCGCGAGCGTCCCTGGATTATAACTGCTTTCCAAATTTATAATGTTTAGGACTGGGCTTTGAATATTTCACATATTAGCAAAACCgtgaataataataatcatcaagTAAGCGGCTTTTCTCTCGTTACGTTTCTTACGCAGCTAGCAAGGTTTGCTCCCGCAAGCAAAATGGCGGACAATGAAGACGAGAATAATTCTGCGTCCAGCTCTGCAGCAGCCAAAATGGAAAATCCGGACGCTAGCGGATCTCTGCAGCCAGAAGCTGCGCAAACCGCAGCCGAGGGGGGAAATAATACTGAAGGGGAGAGTGATAAACCCTGTACCGTGAGCTCAAGTGAAGAAGGGGGCGTTGATCAAGGCCTCGTCGAGCTAATGCATACCGAGTCGGGGGTGGATGTCAAACTTGTGGAGGGTACTCAAGAGGTGATCGGGCAGATCCTGAGCGGCGAGGTTATAACCGATCCGAGTATTATAGCGTCTTACGTTCAGTCCGCTGCGGAGGCCGGTGTGACCGCTGAATGCACCACCGTGAGCGGCGACGTCCTGAGTGCGCTCTCGCCGACGACCACCATCATTTACGTGCAGCCTGACGGCAGCTTTGTGGAGAGCTCGGGTTTATCGGCCGAGGAGCAGCAACAGTTAATCGAGCAGTTAACGAAACAACAGTTAGTCCATGTGGCGGGGAGCGAAAAAGTGTCCACGGCTCCTATCGTGGACGTGCAGCAGGTTATAGTAAGTAAAGCGCAGGTGATCGCTCAGGCCGAGCCGGTTGCTACTCATTCAGCGACTCTGCAGAAAGCTGTCACGCCGCAACCGACGTCCTACATTGCGTTGGAAGCTAGTAATTTGCAGTTAGCGCCGGCGATCCAGCAGCAGCCCGCGAGCGTAGCGCAAAACGCGTCGCAGCAGTCGGTGAACGTCGCTAAACCGCTCGTGCTGCAACAGCCGCAGAACGGAGCGCACGCGACCAGTCAAAAGGTAAGACGATGGTggcttttaaaagttaaaaaatgcattaatgttgaGAACAatctgaaatatatatttttatactaCAATTTTTGAATAAACTACTATAATCTGAGGTAACCATGTTAAAATAATAGCTAAAATATCATAGCTGCCACAGtgctaatataaaaatgtggTAACCTTAATCTGGTATTAGCCAACACtgtcatttgaaaaaaaaaacttataaaATATTCTTACATTGTTTAAATTCTCTTTTATTATGGCTTTAAAAATATAGTAATATATTGTAAGTGTTGGTAATTTACAGTAAATGCAGGCTCAATTCATcatattaaaataacatttacatgGCATATAGTATCGTATGTCAAAcccacattttattttctctGCATTGTGTGCTACAAATTTGATGTTATAGCCATTATTTCAACACTGAATGTTGTTTTTTACACTTTGAATTATTCAGGCAGCTGAGCCCATCCAAATTCAAGTGCAGGCATCACCTAAGCAAGACAACAAACAGCCCCAGACAACTCCGATTACAATCTTACAGCCACAAAATCTCTCCACCAGTCAGCCACTCGTTAAAGTTTCAACCGTAGGGACACTGAGCAGCCCGCAGGTCATCCACATCACGCCTGTACCCGGACAACAGCAATATTTCTTACAAAACCCGAACGATCCTCCGATTCAGCTTCTACTCCAGAAACCTGCTCCTGTGGTTAGCACCATTTCGGTCCCCATCGGACATAAGGTTGTTACTTCACCTGCCGTGGTCAAGAGCCCACCTGCCGTGGCCAAGAGCCCACCAGCCAAACCTGCTGTTGTTTCAGCCCAGCCCACAAAGATCCTCACACCATCAGCCAAACCTGCTGTTGGACAAGCCCAGCCCACAAAGATCCTCACACCATCAGCCAAACCTGCTGTTGGACAAGCTCCACCCACAAAGATCCTCACACCACCAGCCAAACCTGTGGTTGTAGCAGCTTCAcccacaaaaatcgctgcaccAGCTGCCAAACCTGCTCTTGTCACAGCTTCACCCCCAGCAAAAGTCCTTACGCCTTCAGCTAAGCCTGCTATGGTCTCAGCTGCTACACCCACAAAGATCCTTGTGCCATCAGCCAAACCTGCTATGGTGTCAGCTAGTACACCCACAAAAATCCTTGTGCCATCAGCCAAACCTGCTATGGCCCCAGCTACACCCACAAAGACCCTTGCGCCGCCAACGAAGATTTTATCCCCTCCAGCCAAGATTACAACACCTACCAAAGTCATAACTGTGGATACCGCCACTGCAAAGACGTCAACTCCAACCAGTGAAAAGGAAACACAGAAAGTAAAGAATCGTCAGAAAAAGCCTCAAAAAATCCAGACGCGCTCGGGTCGGGTGTCCAGGCCACCTAAGCACAAGGTAAAGGATTACAAGTTTATTAAGAATGAGGACTTGGCAGATAGTCACCAGTCGGACTCGGATGACTACTCCGAGATAAGCGTGGAAGATGAGGAGGGAGAGGAGCGCAGAAAGAAGTCCTCGGATGTGACCCTTAACCTCCGTGATAAATCTTTTAAATGTGATACCTGTGAGAAAG
This is a stretch of genomic DNA from Misgurnus anguillicaudatus chromosome 7, ASM2758022v2, whole genome shotgun sequence. It encodes these proteins:
- the znf839 gene encoding zinc finger protein 839, encoding MADNEDENNSASSSAAAKMENPDASGSLQPEAAQTAAEGGNNTEGESDKPCTVSSSEEGGVDQGLVELMHTESGVDVKLVEGTQEVIGQILSGEVITDPSIIASYVQSAAEAGVTAECTTVSGDVLSALSPTTTIIYVQPDGSFVESSGLSAEEQQQLIEQLTKQQLVHVAGSEKVSTAPIVDVQQVIVSKAQVIAQAEPVATHSATLQKAVTPQPTSYIALEASNLQLAPAIQQQPASVAQNASQQSVNVAKPLVLQQPQNGAHATSQKAAEPIQIQVQASPKQDNKQPQTTPITILQPQNLSTSQPLVKVSTVGTLSSPQVIHITPVPGQQQYFLQNPNDPPIQLLLQKPAPVVSTISVPIGHKVVTSPAVVKSPPAVAKSPPAKPAVVSAQPTKILTPSAKPAVGQAQPTKILTPSAKPAVGQAPPTKILTPPAKPVVVAASPTKIAAPAAKPALVTASPPAKVLTPSAKPAMVSAATPTKILVPSAKPAMVSASTPTKILVPSAKPAMAPATPTKTLAPPTKILSPPAKITTPTKVITVDTATAKTSTPTSEKETQKVKNRQKKPQKIQTRSGRVSRPPKHKVKDYKFIKNEDLADSHQSDSDDYSEISVEDEEGEERRKKSSDVTLNLRDKSFKCDTCEKAYIGVAGLNRHYKLYPAHDKNPTSREDDDDSKIIEEQCTGTEIPDTSHAEAPDLQKVQESVKVEVRRPGRPRGPGRRGRPGRPGRPGRPPKKGRPGRPPKYLGAMSLEQQAQRQRNRLKEFIKQYDDEDLMEIVLPRLARVMTVWEFVMMKVEKGYPSKQQFPCVYREFEQLHSQVKNMALEYWHTSPASRPAIEVNNMGVLQSLGITDPNALKLLNSLEGQQSQKINQPGIRGNQATKSLRNIENAKMLPPAKRFKIENSNEETNGYQVNQNGIQKDETADVSSVLRKPQVVLTRLESLTSAADPSADDGTQSVENAALTTSTDEEPMETESPPSDPDPTKTIEDPDADISKVLNSDAVVDIADQMKQLEQALSTDVECKDSQEPAQEEIQDPQVDALEDPVAGQEIQHVVQQESPVIIQTAEGLVMQSAEELAAKGIVIVNGPDGTMMHIEAPEGVPLETVHALLGIDTERKT